The following proteins come from a genomic window of Anopheles ziemanni chromosome 3, idAnoZiCoDA_A2_x.2, whole genome shotgun sequence:
- the LOC131288028 gene encoding small ribosomal subunit protein mS23, with translation MANSRLEKIGTIITRTQGLLKSGALKFDERPLWYDVVTAFPPKDEPRFDRPAPNVSVRPIFYAEDTIRAKFHKTNKALFAVNLLDNNNRSATQQFIEIYQSLASQGALDEQKVFETALDLLEDKMRQQREKRSAENTPQDPIVTTAPTDTDNTVKLQDIFKD, from the exons ATGGCAAACAGCAGGCTTGAAAAGATCGGAACAATAATCACTAG AACACAGGGTCTACTAAAGTCCGGTGCATTGAAATTCGACGAGCGGCCGTTGTGGTATGATGTTGTGACGGCTTTTCCTCCGAAAGACGAACCCCGGTTCGATCGTCCGGCTCCAAATGTGTCTGTACGTCCAATTTTCTATGCAGAAGATACTATCCGAGC GAAgtttcacaaaacaaacaaagcctTGTTTGCTGTAAACCTGTTGGATAACAATAATCGTTCGGCAACTCAACAGTTCATTGAAATTTATCAAAGCCTGGCCAGTCAGGGTGCACTGGACGAACAAAAGGTGTTCGAGACGGCGTTAGACCTTCTGGAAGACAAGATGCGTCAACAAAGAGAGAAACGTTCTGCAGAAAATACACCTCAAGACCCTATTGTAACTACTGCACCAACAGATACGGATAATACGGTAAAATTGCAGGATATTTTTAAAGATTAA